From the genome of Candidatus Zixiibacteriota bacterium, one region includes:
- a CDS encoding PKD domain-containing protein, whose protein sequence is MKRLLTVTLLCLLVTSPLQSEQILPVDPGKYLNQPSLIGYVPNEFVVIRDDNAAVDHSRDRQSRVATMGLSDFDQLADRYSVTTLRPQSPGSDRADRGGDVATRSLARHYKVRFDSGNLDEVTAAYAALPTVKRVEPIGIHALYATPNDTYYDNPPAEFPYDQLHYWDTYGYVDHMYIAYSTEPSARVANFSESPTSGTYPLTVQFTDRSTGAPTSWNWDSGDGGTSTSQNPSHQYQAAGTYTVSLTVSSEYGSDVETKSNYITVSEPPVGGTMHVQNMVAGRTNAGVKCSGTATITVFDSNGQPVSGATVNANATGPVGGSFSGTTGTDGNVQFTTGKTKCCTGEWCFEVTAVPHASLTYEPSSNLVTKACESGWVYGEGAGMSASLPHEFGLMQNYPNPFNPITEISFAIPSTSHATLKVYNITGQHIETLVDGVISAGFHTVTWDAAEYSSGVYLYRLSTAERNETKKMILLK, encoded by the coding sequence ATGAAGCGTCTCCTCACCGTCACGCTGCTGTGTTTGCTTGTGACATCGCCGCTGCAATCGGAACAGATCCTGCCGGTCGATCCGGGTAAGTACCTGAATCAGCCCTCCCTCATCGGATACGTCCCCAATGAGTTTGTGGTTATTCGGGACGACAACGCTGCGGTCGACCACAGCAGAGACCGGCAATCTCGCGTAGCTACGATGGGACTGTCCGACTTCGATCAACTGGCCGATCGGTATTCGGTCACAACCCTTCGACCGCAGTCTCCGGGATCGGATCGCGCCGATCGGGGTGGGGATGTGGCCACCCGGTCGCTGGCACGGCACTACAAGGTACGGTTCGATTCCGGGAATCTCGACGAGGTCACGGCTGCGTACGCAGCGCTGCCGACGGTGAAGCGCGTAGAACCCATCGGTATCCACGCGCTGTATGCAACACCGAATGATACCTATTACGATAATCCGCCGGCGGAATTTCCGTATGACCAGTTGCATTATTGGGATACGTACGGCTATGTGGACCACATGTACATAGCCTACAGCACCGAGCCGTCAGCTCGGGTCGCGAATTTCTCTGAGTCCCCCACCTCGGGGACCTATCCACTGACGGTGCAGTTTACCGATCGGTCAACCGGCGCCCCGACTTCATGGAACTGGGATTCTGGCGATGGCGGAACATCGACGTCGCAAAATCCGTCGCACCAGTATCAGGCCGCGGGCACTTACACGGTGTCGTTAACGGTCTCCAGTGAGTACGGATCGGACGTTGAAACCAAGTCGAACTACATCACGGTTAGCGAGCCGCCGGTTGGTGGCACGATGCACGTGCAGAATATGGTAGCAGGACGAACCAATGCGGGTGTCAAATGCAGTGGTACTGCTACGATCACCGTGTTTGATAGCAATGGTCAACCCGTTTCGGGGGCCACGGTCAATGCGAACGCCACCGGTCCCGTGGGCGGTTCATTCAGTGGCACTACTGGGACTGACGGCAACGTGCAATTCACAACCGGCAAGACAAAGTGCTGCACCGGCGAATGGTGTTTTGAGGTTACCGCTGTACCCCATGCGTCGCTGACCTATGAACCATCCTCAAACCTGGTCACCAAAGCCTGTGAGAGCGGATGGGTGTACGGGGAGGGCGCAGGTATGTCCGCCTCGCTGCCCCACGAGTTCGGATTGATGCAGAATTACCCGAATCCGTTCAATCCGATCACCGAGATCAGCTTCGCGATACCGTCGACGTCGCACGCAACATTGAAAGTATACAATATCACCGGTCAGCATATCGAGACATTGGTTGACGGCGTGATCAGCGCCGGGTTCCATACAGTAACCTGGGACGCCGCAGAATATTCAAGCGGTGTGTATTTGTACCGGCTGAGTACGGCGGAAAGAAACGAAACGAAGAAGATGATCCTGCTGAAGTAA
- a CDS encoding S8 family serine peptidase, with the protein MIPSWLIRSTAVGFLLLLCLVSTGITETIVPGEAIVKFKVGGTPKSILNHPGITIADSIPDEQTYLLEFDTTRQVGGIIKMLLKNPHIQFAQPNHHYVLPEVQQISIGFPDQERPVFSFGTNPPTYYDQTGVYATGLDSAQVLASGAGVTVAVIDNGISFDHPLMQSSRVLGGHDFIDNDNDPSEEPGTMYGHGTFVTGLILLAAPDCQIVPIRAFDGDGVGSEFNTAKSIRKAIELGAQVINMSFGTFEQYPVLASVVDRALSAGVVLVAASGNYGTTVPLYPAAFGSVISVGAVDTQDQRALFSSYGPTLDLVAPGVNVYSSLAGEYEWGTWSGTSFSAPFVTGTVALVLERTGPLSSAAIQNHLRLTARSTLLWGELDVPDSYFGWGALDAYAAVADAAKGDLDNSGVVDATDLRILSRLVFAGGQGHHGRPVSVRQCDLNCNNGLDAGDVDRLAAYLFRGGPAPHRCTE; encoded by the coding sequence ATGATTCCGTCATGGCTGATCCGCAGCACCGCTGTCGGGTTCCTGCTGCTTTTATGTTTGGTTTCGACAGGCATCACAGAGACGATTGTTCCGGGAGAAGCGATTGTCAAATTCAAGGTCGGGGGTACTCCGAAGAGTATTCTGAATCATCCGGGTATTACGATCGCCGACAGTATACCGGACGAGCAGACATACTTGCTGGAATTCGATACCACGCGTCAGGTGGGCGGGATTATCAAGATGCTTCTCAAGAACCCCCACATCCAGTTTGCGCAACCAAATCATCACTACGTTTTACCGGAAGTGCAGCAGATCTCGATCGGATTTCCCGATCAGGAGCGTCCGGTGTTTTCGTTTGGTACGAACCCGCCGACGTATTATGACCAGACCGGGGTGTACGCGACGGGGCTTGATTCCGCTCAGGTCCTGGCGAGCGGGGCAGGCGTGACGGTCGCAGTGATCGACAACGGAATTTCGTTCGATCACCCCCTTATGCAGTCAAGCCGCGTCCTGGGAGGACACGACTTCATTGATAACGACAACGATCCGAGCGAGGAGCCGGGGACGATGTACGGTCACGGGACTTTCGTCACCGGTTTGATTCTTCTGGCGGCTCCGGATTGCCAGATCGTACCGATTCGGGCCTTTGACGGCGACGGGGTTGGCAGTGAGTTCAACACCGCGAAGTCGATTCGGAAAGCGATAGAACTCGGCGCCCAGGTGATAAACATGAGTTTCGGGACGTTTGAGCAGTACCCGGTACTCGCGAGCGTTGTGGACCGGGCGTTGTCGGCGGGTGTGGTACTTGTGGCGGCCTCGGGCAACTACGGGACGACCGTTCCGTTGTATCCAGCGGCATTTGGATCCGTGATTTCCGTGGGGGCGGTAGACACACAGGACCAGAGGGCTCTTTTCTCGAGCTACGGCCCGACGCTTGATCTGGTTGCGCCGGGAGTGAACGTGTACAGCAGCCTGGCCGGGGAATACGAGTGGGGGACCTGGAGCGGGACCTCCTTTTCGGCTCCGTTCGTGACGGGAACGGTGGCCCTGGTACTCGAGCGGACTGGTCCGTTGTCGTCGGCCGCGATCCAGAATCATCTACGACTCACCGCGCGAAGCACACTGCTCTGGGGTGAGCTTGATGTCCCTGACTCTTATTTTGGGTGGGGCGCACTGGACGCGTATGCGGCGGTTGCCGACGCGGCCAAAGGTGATCTGGACAATTCAGGGGTTGTGGATGCCACCGATCTTCGCATTCTGTCCAGACTCGTGTTTGCCGGGGGCCAGGGACACCACGGACGCCCGGTGAGCGTGCGCCAATGTGACTTGAACTGTAACAACGGTCTTGATGCCGGCGATGTGGATCGGCTGGCTGCCTATTTGTTCCGCGGCGGCCCCGCGCCTCATCGGTGCACTGAATGA
- a CDS encoding CHAT domain-containing tetratricopeptide repeat protein: MITLAELSTLRSRSAVESFLTTRYSEDSEAAVRALDAGLNAVLRNDLKDARLYVRRAARVFACLPDRYRPRLLAMEARLFHFSGRHQEALRKYLAAQSAYRSQRESVNVARLNRVLAEVYMYLGQYREALLSGRKAIRYFESHELLSDAAQAMTNVGNVYHRMDNNRLALHYYDKARAIFAGQGGVPVAIVDYNRANVLTNLFRLSEARTLYEGASAIYASAGLTIPETLCRYSIAYLCFLDGRYTEALSLFERVLDRFEQVGDMRSAAVTRLDLAELHLQLNQYGSAITLADEVAGQFRSLKMGYEEGKARYFAASGQLSLGDNAEAAARLRAAERIFIREGNELWQGMVHFARCRLLMARGRYRDAADESTRARRLFRRSRDERRAVDADIAQLGALLMSRRGVAPMRVARNLLDMTLTQYQQYSVQRLLGDFHYRRGDYVTALNHLRPAIEAVESMASRLNYDDVRHFFVADKLDSYRHLVHSLLELKQTDDAFVHSLGALSLVNRPSAVTRQLRAEIPRSVADEIDKLRLTLRRYQQFPRTGQRSGSTLVNVRATEQRLWALERKARASVSTTVTRERVHGGDAFDVHSALRPDETLVHYTMRGGRIGAFVAAAGDTTFVPMEVDSDRLYADVRKLHFLFETAVRGRSEGPVRTGTAVESLLSSLHSSLVAPFGGLLRTPRLVVLADGVFVEVPFGALGSTSNPLGRQFDLRLIVDPGQVTRRSPEPSDWSTLSHAVFSVSSPTLPSADDEAREIAGLFPRARLYSGEAATCDVLRRELMEANGLVHIATHASRSSENPLFSRMLMYDGPFFPFDLFGTGVRAQMTTLSGCQTAAPGLNYGNSFSLARAFYQAGSRYVLASLWPVSDSLTRVFMVELYRSLQRGKTVPQAYTAAVDTLRALAPSVAYWGSFVLLGL, from the coding sequence ATGATCACGCTGGCTGAGTTATCGACGCTGCGATCCCGTTCCGCGGTTGAGTCTTTTCTCACGACACGGTATTCGGAAGACAGCGAGGCGGCCGTCAGGGCACTTGACGCCGGGTTAAACGCTGTTCTGCGGAACGACCTCAAAGACGCCAGGCTTTATGTCAGGCGGGCGGCGCGGGTGTTTGCCTGTCTGCCGGACCGGTACCGGCCACGGTTGCTGGCGATGGAAGCACGACTATTCCACTTTTCCGGTCGGCACCAGGAAGCCCTTCGCAAGTACCTGGCAGCGCAGTCGGCGTATCGGTCGCAGCGGGAGTCAGTGAATGTCGCCCGTCTGAACCGGGTGTTGGCCGAGGTATATATGTATCTCGGTCAGTATCGTGAGGCCCTCCTGTCGGGGCGAAAGGCGATCCGGTATTTCGAGTCCCACGAGCTTTTATCCGATGCCGCACAGGCGATGACCAATGTCGGCAACGTCTATCACCGCATGGACAACAACAGGCTGGCTTTGCACTACTACGACAAGGCCCGGGCTATATTCGCCGGACAGGGCGGCGTACCGGTGGCGATTGTGGACTACAATCGCGCGAACGTCCTGACGAACCTCTTCCGCCTTTCCGAGGCACGCACGTTATATGAAGGCGCGTCAGCCATATATGCGTCGGCGGGGTTGACGATTCCGGAGACACTTTGCCGGTACTCGATCGCGTACCTGTGCTTTCTCGATGGTCGGTATACCGAAGCGTTGTCGCTGTTCGAACGGGTACTGGACCGGTTCGAACAGGTTGGTGATATGCGGTCGGCGGCGGTCACAAGACTTGATCTGGCGGAGCTGCATCTGCAATTGAACCAGTACGGGTCAGCAATAACGCTGGCGGACGAAGTGGCCGGGCAGTTTCGATCGCTCAAAATGGGATACGAAGAGGGGAAGGCCCGGTATTTCGCAGCGTCGGGGCAGCTCTCGCTCGGTGATAATGCGGAGGCGGCGGCCCGCTTACGGGCGGCGGAGCGGATTTTCATTCGTGAAGGAAACGAACTGTGGCAGGGAATGGTGCACTTCGCACGTTGTCGGCTGTTGATGGCGCGGGGGCGGTACCGCGACGCGGCCGATGAGTCGACCCGGGCCCGTCGGCTGTTCCGGCGGAGCCGGGACGAACGCCGAGCGGTAGACGCCGACATCGCGCAGTTGGGAGCCCTGCTCATGTCGCGGCGGGGTGTCGCCCCGATGCGGGTGGCCCGGAACCTGCTGGACATGACCCTGACGCAGTATCAGCAGTATAGCGTCCAGAGGCTGCTGGGAGATTTCCATTACCGCCGGGGGGATTATGTCACTGCGCTCAATCACCTGCGACCGGCCATTGAGGCGGTCGAATCCATGGCGTCACGACTGAACTATGACGACGTTCGCCATTTCTTTGTCGCCGACAAGCTCGATAGCTATCGACATCTGGTTCACAGCCTGCTCGAGTTAAAGCAGACCGATGACGCTTTCGTGCACAGTCTGGGGGCGCTGTCGCTGGTCAACCGGCCGTCGGCAGTGACCCGACAGCTTCGAGCAGAGATACCACGATCCGTAGCCGACGAGATCGATAAACTGAGGCTGACGTTGCGGCGGTATCAGCAGTTTCCCCGAACAGGACAGAGGTCGGGATCGACTCTCGTCAACGTACGAGCGACTGAGCAGCGTCTGTGGGCGCTGGAGCGGAAAGCGAGGGCCTCGGTCTCGACGACTGTAACCCGCGAGCGGGTGCACGGAGGTGATGCTTTCGATGTTCATTCGGCGTTGCGGCCGGATGAGACGCTGGTGCACTACACAATGCGGGGCGGGCGGATCGGGGCTTTTGTAGCGGCGGCCGGGGACACCACATTTGTGCCCATGGAAGTTGACAGCGACCGACTGTACGCTGATGTGAGAAAGCTGCATTTCCTGTTCGAGACCGCTGTACGCGGTCGGAGCGAAGGGCCGGTACGCACGGGGACCGCGGTCGAGAGTCTTCTCAGCAGCCTGCACAGCAGTCTCGTCGCTCCGTTCGGAGGGCTCCTGCGCACACCTCGTTTAGTTGTGCTGGCCGATGGGGTGTTTGTGGAGGTTCCGTTCGGGGCGCTCGGCAGTACGAGTAATCCGCTCGGTCGGCAGTTCGATCTTCGATTGATAGTCGACCCGGGGCAGGTGACCCGTCGGAGCCCCGAACCAAGCGACTGGAGTACGCTGAGCCACGCCGTGTTTTCCGTGTCGTCGCCGACATTACCGTCGGCCGATGATGAGGCGAGGGAGATTGCGGGCCTCTTTCCGCGGGCGCGGTTATACTCGGGGGAGGCGGCAACGTGCGATGTTCTGAGGCGAGAGTTGATGGAGGCGAACGGACTGGTGCATATTGCGACTCATGCCTCGCGCTCGTCCGAGAATCCGTTGTTTTCGCGGATGCTGATGTACGACGGTCCGTTTTTCCCGTTTGATTTGTTCGGGACCGGGGTAAGGGCCCAAATGACAACGCTTTCTGGTTGCCAAACGGCGGCTCCGGGGTTAAATTACGGTAACTCGTTCAGTCTGGCCAGGGCCTTCTATCAGGCGGGGAGCCGATACGTGTTGGCATCGCTCTGGCCGGTCAGCGACAGTCTGACCCGCGTCTTTATGGTTGAGTTGTATCGGTCGCTGCAACGGGGGAAAACTGTACCGCAGGCTTACACCGCAGCCGTCGACACGCTTCGAGCACTTGCGCCGTCGGTTGCTTACTGGGGTTCCTTTGTATTGCTCGGGTTGTGA
- a CDS encoding sigma-70 family RNA polymerase sigma factor, protein MDEARRYDTQERVMAGGQDDSTNRTSMLGGLVGRCRANDPAAWQELIDLVTPVILSVCRRMHLSQEESLDIFGQVCFLLLSNIDRLRSSEKLFGFVASITRHEVYSQVRRRRIFVDGTSDQAQDSLVYEESGHDERLVEADRTRILMEALGRLTRREFELVKALFLDEAEPTYQEISTRLGIPIASIGPTRARALAKLRRFLQRSNKDL, encoded by the coding sequence TTGGATGAAGCCAGACGGTACGATACGCAAGAGCGGGTGATGGCAGGCGGGCAGGACGACAGCACCAACAGAACGAGTATGCTCGGCGGTTTGGTTGGCCGCTGCCGGGCCAATGATCCGGCGGCGTGGCAGGAGCTGATAGATCTGGTCACGCCGGTGATTCTCTCGGTTTGCCGCAGAATGCACCTGAGCCAGGAGGAGAGTCTCGACATTTTTGGTCAGGTGTGCTTTCTACTACTGAGCAATATTGACCGGCTGCGATCGTCGGAGAAGCTGTTCGGCTTCGTGGCCAGTATTACGCGCCACGAGGTGTACTCGCAGGTACGGCGGCGGCGGATATTCGTGGACGGCACCAGCGATCAGGCGCAGGACAGTCTGGTCTATGAGGAGTCCGGGCACGACGAGAGGTTGGTGGAGGCGGACCGGACGCGAATCCTCATGGAAGCGCTTGGCCGCCTCACCCGTCGCGAATTTGAACTCGTGAAGGCGCTGTTCCTTGACGAGGCGGAGCCGACGTACCAGGAGATTTCAACGCGGCTCGGGATACCCATTGCGTCGATCGGCCCAACGCGGGCCCGGGCGCTGGCGAAGCTGAGGAGGTTCTTACAGCGGAGTAACAAGGACTTATGA